In Urechidicola croceus, a single window of DNA contains:
- a CDS encoding MopE-related protein: MKTKLLLLILAISTFNSYAQFTTVSGWTATKLTPNNTFNNPWEITYGPDDYLWISDRSNEKIVRVDPNTGDVTDMININGVTSSKQGGVLGMAIHPALYNDITTTVNNYVFSAYTYDDGAGLQLRIVRLIYDNSTGTLAIDTSLGVNGAILEGLPASSDHNSGRLIFGPDEKLYYTIGEQGANQFENRCNEVLSQVLPTSPTDYLNYPGKTLRLNIDGSIPSDNPTLSGVQSHVFTYGQRNTQGIIFAQDGTLYASEHGPKTDDEINILESGKNYGWPEIAGYFDDNYTYCNWSTSSACSSTEFTDHNCPSGAETATEFESYPSGAPANFSPPIGTYGSSGTAGTGGDWGDWPTIAPSSIDIHETGNIQGWGRSLLIPTLKKGTIYRAKLTSDGLAIEGDTDPTSTDGYELFHSSHNRYRDIAISPDGLTIYAVTDSSGSTSGPSTANPTSVDDPGVIVKIEYTGPVNPEAPTAVCQDISITLDPSGNATLIGSQIDNGSSSNIADPTLTFSVDIDEFDCTDTDTPQTVTLTVTDAEYNKSTCVALVTVLPNSNPDPIVAPILDDIISDCTVTVAAPTIINNACIEITATTTDSVTYNAGESGTITWVFDDGTSSDSTTQNVTVNTLNTPTGLAVSNIGSTSATFTWDNSPGVTYEIRGKRTVDAETEWLIASTEENSFTITGLTESTEFEVQVQALCGSSSSGFSGSVVFTTTSISYCTPTINGGYYGGDFWISNVTLKNNVGTELLNNESDDTDDVNGYSDHTDDGLIVPNLTVSETFNIDVTLYNTHDWNKTTGHSVWIDYNQDGDFEDGGERVWGTTDGDNLFPHGDVAQGSFVVPATAKNGNTRMRLFSRTYYTNNDPCEMNFTDGNNKGEYEDYLVNITGSGGSGPNTIPIATNDTFVEDQNTTIYGNIITGDNGNGVDSDADGNALSITQFYLVDDAITYLAGSTVYLTEGALTIASNGNLTFIPSEDYSGALQTVVYTLFDGTDDSQTATIDITINSVIVDSDGDGFNSDVDCDDTNASINPDATEIPYNGIDDDCNPATLDDDLDEDGFINANDCDDTNASINPDATEIPYNGIDDDCNPATLDDDLDEDGFINANDCDDTDANVNPDATEIPYNGIDDDCNPATLDDDLDEDGFINANDCDDTDANVNPDATEIPYNGIDDDCNPATLDDDLDEDGFINANDCDDTDANVNPDATEIPYNGIDDDCNPATLDDDLDEDGFINANDCDDTNASINPDATEIPYNGIDDDCNPATLDDDLDEDGFINANDCDDTDANVNPDATEIPYNGIDDDCNPATLDDDLDEDGFINANDCDDTNASINPDATEIPYNGIDDDCNPATLDDDLDEDGFINANDCDDTDANINPDATEIPYNGIDDDCNPATLDDDLDEDGFINANDCDDTNASINPDATEIPYNGIDDDCNPATLDDDLDEDGFINANDCDDTNASINPDATEIPYNGIDDDCNPATLDDDLDEDGFINANDCDDTNASINPDATEIPYNGIDDDCNPATLDDDLDEDGFINANDCDDTDANVNPDATEIPYNGIDDDCNPATLDDDLDEDGFINANDCDDTDANVNPDATEIPYNGIDDDCNPATLDDDLDEDGFINANDCDDTDANVNPDATEIPYNGIDDDCNPATLDDDLDEDGFINANDCDDTNASINPDATEIPYNGIDDDCNPATLDDDLDEDGFINANDCDDTNASINPDATEIPYNGIDDDCNPATLDDDLDEDGFINANDCDDTDANVNPDATEIPYNGIDDDCNPATLDDDLDEDGFINANDCDDTNASINPDATEIPYNGIDDDCNPATLDDDLDEDGFINANDCDDTDANVNPDATEIPYNGIDDDCNPATLDDDLDEDGFINANDCDDTNASINPDATEIPYNGIDDDCNPVTLDDDLDEDGFINANDCDDTNASINPDATEIPYNGIDDDCNPATLDDDLDEDGFINANDCDDTNASINPNATEIPYNGIDDDCNPATLDDDLDEDGFINANDCDDTDANVNPDATEIPYNGIDDDCNPATLDDDLDEDGFINANDCDDTDANVNPDATEIPYNGIDDDCNPATLDDDLDEDGFINANDCDDTDADVNPGQEEILNNGKDDDCDPITLDDDFPLNIENQILVKFEIYPNPVRGDILNIRLPDNYQYEKLHVEIYDIQGRLISSKIVNEGSVLTINNVDKMQDGIYLVKLIDETNTVSTKKFMKVSK; this comes from the coding sequence ATGAAAACAAAATTACTATTGCTTATCCTAGCGATAAGTACATTTAATTCTTACGCACAGTTTACTACCGTTTCCGGTTGGACTGCAACTAAATTAACACCCAACAATACTTTTAATAACCCATGGGAAATAACATATGGGCCAGATGATTATTTATGGATTAGTGATAGGAGTAATGAGAAAATCGTTCGTGTTGATCCAAATACTGGTGACGTAACCGATATGATTAACATCAATGGTGTTACTTCTTCCAAACAAGGAGGTGTTTTAGGTATGGCAATTCATCCTGCGCTGTATAATGATATTACAACAACGGTCAACAACTATGTTTTTAGTGCATATACTTATGATGATGGTGCAGGGTTGCAGTTAAGAATTGTAAGATTAATTTATGATAATTCAACAGGAACATTAGCAATTGACACCTCTTTAGGTGTAAATGGGGCTATTTTAGAAGGACTACCTGCTAGTTCTGATCATAATTCTGGTCGATTAATTTTTGGACCTGATGAAAAGTTGTACTACACAATTGGAGAACAAGGAGCAAACCAATTTGAAAATAGATGTAATGAAGTGTTATCTCAAGTCTTACCAACTTCACCAACAGATTATTTAAATTATCCAGGGAAAACATTAAGATTAAATATTGATGGCTCTATACCTTCAGATAATCCAACACTAAGTGGAGTGCAATCACATGTGTTTACATACGGACAAAGAAATACTCAAGGTATTATTTTTGCTCAAGATGGTACGCTTTATGCTTCAGAACATGGACCAAAAACGGATGATGAAATTAATATCCTAGAGTCAGGAAAAAATTATGGGTGGCCAGAAATAGCAGGATATTTTGATGACAATTACACCTATTGTAATTGGTCAACATCATCTGCCTGTAGTTCAACTGAATTTACTGACCATAATTGCCCATCAGGCGCAGAAACAGCAACTGAATTTGAATCGTATCCTTCTGGAGCACCAGCAAATTTTAGCCCACCAATTGGAACTTATGGTAGTTCAGGTACTGCAGGGACCGGTGGTGATTGGGGAGACTGGCCAACAATAGCTCCTTCAAGTATTGATATACATGAAACAGGAAATATTCAAGGTTGGGGACGTTCACTTTTAATTCCAACACTTAAGAAAGGAACAATTTATAGAGCTAAATTAACATCAGATGGATTGGCCATTGAGGGTGATACCGATCCAACAAGTACCGATGGATATGAATTATTTCATTCATCACATAATAGATATAGAGATATTGCAATTTCACCTGACGGATTAACAATTTATGCCGTTACAGATTCTAGTGGTTCAACTTCTGGTCCTTCAACTGCAAATCCAACATCAGTAGATGATCCAGGAGTCATAGTAAAAATTGAATATACTGGACCAGTAAATCCTGAAGCACCAACAGCAGTATGTCAAGATATTTCTATTACACTTGACCCTTCAGGGAATGCAACACTTATCGGTTCTCAAATAGATAATGGCTCTAGCTCTAATATCGCCGATCCAACATTAACTTTTTCTGTTGATATTGATGAGTTTGATTGTACAGATACCGATACACCTCAAACAGTTACTTTAACAGTTACTGATGCCGAATATAACAAAAGTACTTGTGTTGCTTTAGTTACAGTATTGCCTAATTCTAATCCTGATCCGATTGTAGCACCTATTTTAGACGATATAATCAGTGATTGCACAGTTACGGTTGCAGCGCCAACAATAATTAATAATGCATGTATAGAGATTACAGCAACAACTACAGATTCTGTTACTTATAATGCAGGAGAAAGTGGGACTATAACTTGGGTTTTTGATGATGGTACTAGTTCTGATTCAACTACTCAAAATGTAACAGTAAACACATTAAATACGCCAACAGGTCTTGCCGTTTCTAATATCGGTTCCACATCAGCAACATTTACTTGGGATAATTCTCCTGGCGTGACCTATGAAATTAGAGGAAAAAGAACAGTTGATGCCGAAACAGAATGGTTAATTGCTTCAACAGAAGAGAATAGTTTTACAATTACCGGACTAACTGAATCAACAGAGTTTGAAGTGCAAGTACAGGCGTTATGTGGCTCAAGTAGTTCTGGATTTAGTGGTTCAGTAGTATTTACAACCACAAGTATTTCTTACTGTACACCAACTATAAATGGAGGATATTATGGAGGAGATTTTTGGATTAGTAATGTCACGTTAAAGAATAATGTTGGAACTGAATTATTAAATAACGAATCAGATGATACAGACGATGTTAATGGATATTCAGACCACACAGATGATGGCTTAATTGTTCCTAACTTAACAGTTTCAGAAACTTTTAATATTGATGTAACTTTATATAATACTCACGATTGGAATAAAACTACAGGTCATTCAGTATGGATTGACTATAATCAAGATGGAGATTTTGAAGATGGTGGCGAAAGAGTTTGGGGTACTACAGATGGAGATAATTTATTTCCACATGGTGATGTTGCTCAAGGAAGTTTTGTAGTTCCTGCTACAGCAAAAAATGGCAATACTAGAATGAGATTGTTTTCAAGGACATATTATACAAATAATGATCCTTGTGAAATGAATTTCACAGATGGTAATAATAAAGGAGAATATGAAGATTATCTAGTAAATATTACAGGTTCTGGAGGCAGTGGTCCAAATACAATTCCAATAGCTACAAATGATACATTTGTAGAAGATCAAAATACAACTATTTATGGTAATATTATTACAGGTGATAATGGTAATGGTGTTGATAGTGATGCTGATGGAAATGCACTTTCAATTACACAGTTTTATTTAGTTGATGATGCTATAACATATTTGGCAGGAAGTACAGTATATTTAACTGAAGGAGCCTTAACAATTGCCTCAAATGGTAATTTAACTTTTATCCCTTCTGAAGATTATTCAGGCGCTCTCCAAACAGTAGTTTATACTTTATTTGATGGAACTGATGATTCTCAAACAGCAACAATTGATATAACAATAAATTCAGTTATAGTTGATAGTGATGGAGATGGCTTTAATTCAGATGTAGATTGTGACGATACCAACGCATCTATCAATCCAGACGCAACTGAGATTCCATACAACGGAATAGATGACGATTGTAATCCAGCCACGTTGGATGATGATTTAGATGAAGATGGATTTATCAACGCGAATGATTGTGACGATACCAACGCATCTATCAATCCAGATGCAACTGAGATTCCATACAACGGAATAGATGACGATTGTAATCCAGCCACGTTAGATGATGATTTAGACGAAGATGGATTTATCAACGCGAATGATTGTGACGATACAGATGCAAACGTAAATCCAGATGCAACTGAGATTCCATACAACGGAATAGATGACGATTGTAATCCAGCCACCTTAGATGATGATTTAGATGAAGATGGATTTATCAACGCGAATGATTGTGACGATACAGATGCAAACGTAAATCCAGATGCAACTGAGATTCCATACAACGGAATAGATGACGATTGTAATCCAGCCACCTTAGATGATGATTTAGATGAAGATGGATTTATCAACGCGAATGATTGTGACGATACAGATGCAAACGTAAATCCAGATGCAACTGAGATTCCATACAACGGAATAGATGACGATTGTAATCCAGCCACGTTAGATGATGATTTAGATGAAGATGGATTTATCAACGCGAATGACTGTGACGATACCAACGCATCTATCAATCCAGACGCAACTGAGATTCCATACAACGGAATAGATGACGACTGTAATCCAGCCACCTTAGATGATGATTTAGACGAAGATGGATTTATCAACGCGAATGATTGTGACGATACAGATGCAAACGTAAATCCAGACGCAACTGAGATTCCATACAACGGAATAGATGACGACTGTAATCCAGCCACGTTAGATGATGATTTAGATGAAGATGGATTTATCAACGCGAATGACTGTGACGATACCAACGCATCTATCAATCCAGACGCAACTGAGATTCCATACAACGGAATAGATGACGACTGTAATCCAGCCACCTTAGATGATGATTTAGACGAAGATGGATTTATCAACGCGAATGATTGTGACGATACAGATGCAAACATAAATCCAGACGCAACTGAGATTCCATACAACGGAATAGATGATGATTGTAATCCAGCCACCTTAGATGATGATTTAGACGAAGATGGATTTATCAACGCGAATGACTGTGATGATACCAACGCATCTATCAATCCAGATGCAACTGAGATTCCATACAACGGAATAGATGACGACTGTAATCCAGCCACGTTAGATGATGATTTAGATGAAGATGGATTTATCAACGCGAATGACTGTGACGATACCAACGCATCTATCAATCCAGACGCAACTGAGATTCCATACAACGGAATAGATGACGACTGTAATCCAGCCACGTTAGATGATGATTTAGATGAAGATGGATTTATCAACGCGAATGACTGTGACGATACCAACGCATCTATCAATCCAGACGCAACTGAGATTCCATACAACGGAATAGATGACGACTGTAATCCAGCCACGTTAGATGATGATTTAGACGAAGATGGATTTATCAACGCGAATGATTGTGACGATACAGATGCAAACGTAAATCCAGATGCAACTGAGATTCCATACAACGGAATAGATGACGATTGTAATCCAGCCACCTTAGATGATGATTTAGATGAAGATGGATTTATCAACGCGAATGATTGTGACGATACAGATGCAAACGTAAATCCAGATGCAACTGAGATTCCATACAACGGAATAGATGACGATTGTAATCCAGCCACCTTAGATGATGATTTAGATGAAGATGGATTTATCAACGCGAATGATTGTGACGATACAGATGCAAACGTAAATCCAGATGCAACTGAGATTCCATACAACGGAATAGATGACGATTGTAATCCAGCCACGTTAGATGATGATTTAGATGAAGATGGATTTATCAACGCGAATGACTGTGACGATACCAACGCATCTATCAATCCAGACGCAACTGAGATTCCATACAACGGAATAGATGACGACTGTAATCCAGCCACCTTAGATGATGATTTAGACGAAGATGGATTTATCAACGCGAATGATTGTGACGATACCAACGCATCTATCAATCCAGACGCAACTGAGATTCCATACAACGGAATAGATGACGATTGTAATCCAGCCACGTTAGATGATGATTTAGATGAAGATGGATTTATCAACGCGAATGATTGTGACGATACAGATGCAAACGTAAATCCAGACGCAACTGAGATTCCATACAACGGAATAGATGACGACTGTAATCCAGCCACGTTGGATGATGATTTAGACGAAGATGGATTTATCAACGCGAATGATTGTGACGATACCAACGCATCTATCAATCCAGACGCAACTGAGATTCCATACAACGGAATAGATGACGATTGTAATCCAGCCACGTTAGATGATGATTTAGATGAAGATGGATTTATCAACGCGAATGATTGTGACGATACAGATGCAAACGTAAATCCAGACGCAACTGAGATTCCATACAACGGAATAGATGACGACTGTAATCCAGCCACGTTGGATGATGATTTAGACGAAGATGGATTTATCAACGCGAATGATTGTGACGATACCAACGCATCTATCAATCCAGACGCAACTGAGATTCCATACAACGGAATAGATGACGATTGTAATCCAGTCACGTTAGATGATGATTTAGACGAAGATGGATTTATCAACGCGAATGATTGTGACGATACCAATGCATCTATCAATCCAGACGCAACTGAGATTCCATACAACGGAATAGATGACGATTGTAATCCAGCCACGTTAGATGATGATTTAGACGAAGATGGATTTATCAACGCGAATGATTGTGATGATACCAACGCATCTATCAATCCAAATGCAACTGAGATTCCATACAACGGAATAGATGACGACTGTAATCCAGCCACGTTAGATGATGATTTAGACGAAGATGGATTTATCAACGCGAATGATTGTGACGATACAGATGCAAACGTAAATCCAGATGCAACTGAGATTCCATACAACGGAATAGATGACGACTGTAATCCAGCCACGTTAGATGATGATTTAGACGAAGATGGATTTATCAACGCGAATGATTGTGACGATACAGATGCAAACGTAAATCCAGATGCAACTGAGATTCCATACAACGGAATAGATGACGACTGTAATCCAGCCACGTTGGATGATGATTTAGATGAAGATGGATTTATCAACGCGAATGATTGTGACGATACCGATGCAGATGTGAATCCAGGTCAAGAAGAGATTTTAAATAATGGTAAAGATGATGATTGTGATCCAATAACTTTAGATGATGATTTTCCTTTAAATATAGAAAATCAGATTCTTGTGAAATTTGAAATATATCCAAACCCAGTTAGAGGTGATATTCTAAATATTAGGTTACCAGATAATTATCAATATGAAAAATTACATGTTGAGATATATGATATTCAAGGAAGACTAATTTCTTCTAAGATAGTAAATGAAGGTTCTGTATTAACAATAAATAATGTTGATAAAATGCAAGATGGAATATATTTGGTTAAACTAATTGATGAAACAAATACAGTTTCAACAAAGAAATTTATGAAAGTGAGCAAATAA